The Fontisubflavum oceani genomic interval TGGCCGAAGCCCCGGCCCCCTGGACACCACCACCACCGATCACATCTGACAAGAGACCCATTTTGCGGGTCGTCAAAGGCGGCAAGGACTAGCGATCTGACCACGCGCGATTAACCAATTCGCGATGGCCGCGATGTAAAGGTTAACACGCTAGCCGCCTCGCGGCTGACGGCATCCTCAATGCGATCGACACAAAAAAGGCTCGAAGCACGTCGCGGACCCCGAGCCTTCTGTCTCTTTCCCTCACGTTATCCGACGGCGCGTTTCGCCTCGCGACCGGCCGACAGCTCTTCGGCCACCAAGAAGGCCAATTCAAGTGACTGGCTGGCGTTCAACCGAGGGTCGCAGGCCGTGTGATATCGATCCGACAAATCCTCATCGGTCACCGCGCGCACGCCGCCAGTGCACTCGGTTACGTCTTTACCCGTCATCTCGAAATGCACGCCGCCGGGTACAGTCCCCTCGGCACGGTGGATCGCAAAGAACTCCTGAATCTCCTGCAAGATCGCGTTGAAGAACCGCGTCTTATAACCGGAGTTCGCCTTGACCGTGTTGCCATGCATCGGGTCACAGGACCAAACGACATTGGCACCTTCCTCCTGAACCGCCTTGATCAGACGGGGGAGATGCTCACCAACTTTACCGGCACCGAACCGCGCGATCAGGGTCAGTCGTCCGGCTTCGTTCTCCGGGTTCAGCCTCGCCATCAACACTTTCAAATCCTCTGCCGAAGTCGACGGCCCGCATTTCAGACCAATCGGATTTTGAACGCCGCGCGCGAACTCCACATGGGCCCCATCGGGTTGCCGCGTCCGATCCCCGATCCAGATCATGTGGCCCGACCCGGCCAGCGGCAGCCCGGTGGTCGAATCGACCCGCGCCAGCGCTTCTTCGTATTCCAGAAGCAACGCCTCATGGCTGGTATAGAAATCGACGGTCGAGAATTCATGGGTCGTCCCGCCATCGATGCCCGCCGCAGCCATGAAATCAATCGTGTCCTGAATTCGGGTTGCGATATCGCGATATTTCTCGGCCCCTGCCCCATCCGTGAAGCCAAGCGTCCAGGAATGCACCCGGTGCATATCGGCAAAACCACCGGTCGAAAACGCGCGCAGCAGGTTCAGCGACGCGGCTGCCTGCGTATAGGCCTGCAGCATTTTCGCCGGATCGGGAATCCGCGACTCGGGTGTGAAATCCAGCTCGTTGATGATGTCGCCGCGATAGCTGGGCAGCTCTACGCCGCCGACAACCTCGGTCGGGGCCGAACGTGGCTTGGCAAACTGGCCCGCCATCCGACCGACCTTCACCACCGGCACTTTCGCGCCATAGGTCAGCACCATCGCCATTTGCAGCATCACCTGGAACGTGTCGCGGATCGTATCGGCACTGAACTCGGCAAAGCTTTCGGCGCAATCCCCGCCTTGCAGCAAAAACGCCTCGCCGCGCGAGACAGCCGCCAGTTCCGATTTCAACCGCCGCGCCTCACCGGCAAAAACCAGCGGCGGATAATTCCCAAGCTGCGCCTCAACCGCGGCCAATGCCGCCTGGTCGGGATAATCCGGCATCTGAACCCGCGGTTTCGCACGCCAATCCGATTTGCTCCAGCCTTGTGCCGCTGTCATGACAGCCTCCTACATCGCTCACCGACACGCTTATAGGCATGTCCGGCGGTGCATCCAATGGCCTTTTTTTAGCGCTATCGGGGATTGCCAAGACTCGCAAATGGTGGTTTCGCTATCAAATCGGGCCGTCGATTGGCCCGGATGGGAGGAAGAAAGGGACCGGCGCATGCCCAGCCTGAAAAACGGCGTGCCGAACCAGCCGAAACGCTATGTGTTCGTGCTGCTGGACCAGTTTACCATGCTCTGCTTCTCCTGCGCGGTGGAGGCATTGCGGATCGCCAACCGCATGGCGGGCGAGACGCTCTATGAATGGTCCCTCGCTGGCGAAGGCGGCGAGATGGTCTATTGCAGCGCCGGGATTGGCTACAAGCTCGATCACGATCTCGAAGAGGTCGGGCGCGATGACATCGTTTTGCTCTGCGGTGGCATTGACGTGCAGGGGGCGACGAATAAGCGGCTTCTAAACTGGCTCCGCCGGGAAGCGCGCAAAGGGCCAGTCATCGGCGGGCTGTGCACCGCGGGCTACTCGCTCGCCAAGGCCGGGCTTTTGGATGGCAAACGCGCCACGATCCATTGGGAAAACCAAGACAGCTTCACCGAAGAATTCGAGGATGTGGCGCTGACCAAATCGGTCTTTGTGATTGATGGCAACCGGATCACGACGGCAGGTGGCACGGCCTCAATTGACCTGATGCTGAAAATCATCGCCACCGATCATGGCGAGGAGTTGGCCAATTTGGTCGCCGATCAGTTGATCTACACCTCGATCCGCACCGATCAAGACACCCAACGCCTCTCGATCCCAACCCGGATCGGCGTGCGCCATCCGAAGCTCAGCCAGGTCATTCGGATGATGGAGCAGAATATCGAAGACCCGATCAGCCCGTCGGTTCTGGCCAGCGATGTCGGCATGTCGACCCGGCAATTGGAACGCCTGTTCCGGCGCTACCTGAACCGCTCTCCCAAGCGCTATTACATGGAGTTGCGACTGGCGAAAGCGCGGAACCTCCTGATGCAGACCGATATGAGCGTGATCAATGTGGCGCTGGCATGTGGCTTTGCATCTCCGTCGCATTTCTCAAAATGCTATCGGGCGCATTACGACACGACCCCCTATCGCGAGCGCGGATCGCAGGCCGCGCGCCTATCGGGTTAGAACAGCGGCAAAAACACGTTGATATCGGTGTTAAATCCCATACGGATCGCCACCAAATCATCACCTCGGTCGTGCAGAAGCAAATGCACATAGATATAATTGAACTCATTGTCCCAATAGGCGATGATCTGCTGCTGGAATCCATTCGACATGGAGCCATCTTGCATCACGGCCCCGTCCACAAAATCATTGGGATAGAACCCGCGCAACTGGGCCTCGACCGCGATGACATCTTGTGGCGACATCTCATCGCTTCCGCCAAAAGCGGCCAGGAGTTCCGACACCGCGCGAGACATGACCAACCTGTCCAAGGTGGCGCGCATGGCATCATAATCGTCGAAGACGCCAGGCGTCCGGTCTTGCGCGAGCGCGGAAACCGGCATCACCGCCAAAAGCGCCGCAAAAATCAGCCGCCCGATCGCAGACATGCTTCTGTGATCCTTCATGGCTCAGCCGTTCTCAAGACGGGCGGCGCGCCCGCCCCGACGTTTGGTCGCAGGTGGGGCCGCACGTCCGGCCTTTAGGACCTCGGTCATCGGGTGATCGTCATGGCCAACACCATGGCGCGCCAAAAGGATTTCTATGGCCGCCCGCGGGTCCGGCGCGGCCAGGCTCAAGGCCCAATCCATGAAGATCGAGCGGCATTCTGGCAGGGTGATCCCATCGATCAAATACGCCTCACGGATCAGGCCTTTCGGATCATTGGCGTCGCCGGGTTTGCTCATGTGGATGTTCCTGTCTCTGCACCCGTCTCGGGCAAGATGCCTGCAACGATCAGTGCCGCCTCCGACCGGGCCGCGTCAAGCATTCTCGTCAAGGCCTCGATCGTGTCGGTCTCCGTCGTCTGGCAGAGAAACGCTCGCCCGCCAACGCCGATCTCCTCCAGGTCAAGGGCCTGGTCGGTCAAAAGCCGGGTGGCCTGCTGAACCCGGGTAAAGAGCCGGTAGGCATCGCGGAGCGCTTCCCCGCCGACCTCGACAGCCAACCAAGCCGTTCAGCCGCCGTAATCTGCCCGGCGACCTCGCGCGCCGGGTCGCCCGCCGCCAAGGCTGCAGCCTGAGCCAGAAGCTCGATCTCTTGCGCGCCACCGGTGCCACCTTTCACCGACCACGTATCGCCGCCCCGCCCCGCCGCCTGCAGTCGGCTCCGCATCTCGGCGGTGTCCCGCAAGACGGTTTCGGCTGTCGTCTCGGCAGCCAAAACATCCCGGCGCACCGCTTCGATATCGGCCATCAGCTCGGGCGCACCGGCCACCGACCGGGCCCGGGTCAGCGCCATATGTTCCCAGGTCCAGGCCTCGGTCATCTGATACTGCCGAAACGCCTCCAACCCCGTGGCGACCGGCCCCTGCCGCCCCGAGGGTCTGAGCCGCATATCTACTTCATAGAGCTTGCCCGACGCGGTCGGCGCGCTCAGCGCC includes:
- a CDS encoding GlxA family transcriptional regulator, with protein sequence MPSLKNGVPNQPKRYVFVLLDQFTMLCFSCAVEALRIANRMAGETLYEWSLAGEGGEMVYCSAGIGYKLDHDLEEVGRDDIVLLCGGIDVQGATNKRLLNWLRREARKGPVIGGLCTAGYSLAKAGLLDGKRATIHWENQDSFTEEFEDVALTKSVFVIDGNRITTAGGTASIDLMLKIIATDHGEELANLVADQLIYTSIRTDQDTQRLSIPTRIGVRHPKLSQVIRMMEQNIEDPISPSVLASDVGMSTRQLERLFRRYLNRSPKRYYMELRLAKARNLLMQTDMSVINVALACGFASPSHFSKCYRAHYDTTPYRERGSQAARLSG
- a CDS encoding class II 3-deoxy-7-phosphoheptulonate synthase gives rise to the protein MTAAQGWSKSDWRAKPRVQMPDYPDQAALAAVEAQLGNYPPLVFAGEARRLKSELAAVSRGEAFLLQGGDCAESFAEFSADTIRDTFQVMLQMAMVLTYGAKVPVVKVGRMAGQFAKPRSAPTEVVGGVELPSYRGDIINELDFTPESRIPDPAKMLQAYTQAAASLNLLRAFSTGGFADMHRVHSWTLGFTDGAGAEKYRDIATRIQDTIDFMAAAGIDGGTTHEFSTVDFYTSHEALLLEYEEALARVDSTTGLPLAGSGHMIWIGDRTRQPDGAHVEFARGVQNPIGLKCGPSTSAEDLKVLMARLNPENEAGRLTLIARFGAGKVGEHLPRLIKAVQEEGANVVWSCDPMHGNTVKANSGYKTRFFNAILQEIQEFFAIHRAEGTVPGGVHFEMTGKDVTECTGGVRAVTDEDLSDRYHTACDPRLNASQSLELAFLVAEELSAGREAKRAVG